The Thalassoroseus pseudoceratinae genome has a segment encoding these proteins:
- the rdgB gene encoding RdgB/HAM1 family non-canonical purine NTP pyrophosphatase — MPEHPSDTTLVLASRNPKKSREISALLAPYGLKVVGVDQFANVPEVDEDRDSFIGNAQKKAAEVAQVVRRWTIAEDSGLCVDALNGAPGVYSARYAHEDRPDGESVDRQTQDSLNNAKLIRELSDIPRDRRTAKYICHVSVADPEGVVRLDVECACRGMIIDEPRGENGFGYDPYFSIPEYHRTFGELSGLVKNCLSHRSRAMQRLIPQLVALLAGERR, encoded by the coding sequence ATGCCCGAACATCCCTCCGACACCACGCTGGTCCTCGCAAGTCGTAACCCGAAGAAGAGTCGGGAAATCTCTGCCCTGCTTGCACCGTACGGACTGAAAGTCGTCGGAGTCGATCAATTCGCGAACGTCCCGGAAGTGGACGAAGACCGAGATTCATTTATCGGCAATGCTCAGAAGAAAGCCGCCGAAGTTGCCCAGGTGGTGCGTCGGTGGACCATCGCTGAAGATAGTGGACTCTGTGTCGATGCCCTCAACGGTGCACCGGGTGTATACTCGGCCCGATATGCTCACGAGGATCGACCGGACGGTGAGTCTGTCGATCGGCAAACTCAGGATTCGCTCAACAATGCGAAACTGATTCGTGAGCTTTCAGACATTCCCCGAGACCGGCGGACAGCAAAATACATCTGTCACGTATCGGTGGCCGATCCTGAGGGTGTCGTTCGGTTGGATGTCGAGTGTGCGTGTCGCGGAATGATCATCGACGAGCCGCGTGGGGAGAACGGTTTCGGTTACGATCCGTATTTCTCGATTCCCGAATATCATCGGACTTTCGGTGAGCTGAGTGGGCTGGTCAAGAATTGTCTCTCACACCGATCCCGTGCCATGCAACGACTGATTCCCCAATTGGTCGCTCTGTTGGCCGGCGAACGTCGATAA
- a CDS encoding PhoH family protein, whose product MDSDPELTRKVFVLDTNVLLHDSSCIFNFEEHDIAIPITVLEELDRFKKGNEDINFHARESLRKLDALSGDVLSKRGASLGEGLGRIRVVFGSKLTDEVQRAFLQDSPDHRILNTGLMVAQQEHPRRTVMVSKDTNLRMKAKALGLVAQDYETDKIESFDKLYTGKRTVNDMPAGLVDAFYQLDGRVSATDLTQVINPVANENFILRNHSKSVLARYCSPDLQFTRVTSNRAYGIKARNAEQSFALNALTDPDVKLVTLAGKAGCGKTLLALAAALECRKDYRQILLARPVVPLSNRDIGFLPGDVSAKLDPYMQPLFDNLTVIRHELGDSEDAKRIPELLESKKLEITPLAYIRGRSLQRIYFIIDEAQNLTPHEVKTIITRAGEGTKIVLTGDVQQIDHPYLDSLSNGLTYLINRMVGQPLYAHITLEKGERSALAELASNLL is encoded by the coding sequence ATGGATTCGGATCCGGAATTGACACGCAAGGTTTTCGTTCTGGACACCAACGTGTTGCTCCACGACTCAAGTTGCATTTTCAATTTCGAGGAACACGACATTGCCATTCCGATCACAGTCTTGGAAGAGCTGGATCGATTCAAGAAAGGCAATGAGGATATCAACTTCCACGCGCGGGAATCGCTGAGGAAACTCGATGCACTCAGCGGAGATGTGCTTTCCAAACGTGGGGCATCTTTAGGCGAAGGGCTCGGGCGAATTCGGGTTGTGTTCGGCAGCAAATTGACCGACGAAGTCCAGCGTGCTTTTCTGCAAGACAGTCCGGACCATCGCATTCTGAATACCGGACTAATGGTTGCTCAACAAGAGCATCCTCGTCGCACGGTGATGGTCTCGAAGGACACGAATCTTCGCATGAAGGCCAAGGCACTCGGCTTGGTCGCTCAGGACTACGAGACGGACAAGATCGAAAGTTTCGACAAACTCTACACCGGCAAACGCACCGTGAACGATATGCCGGCGGGGTTGGTCGATGCGTTCTACCAGCTCGACGGGCGCGTCTCTGCAACTGATTTGACTCAAGTTATCAACCCCGTGGCGAATGAGAATTTTATTCTGCGAAATCACTCCAAAAGTGTGCTCGCTCGATATTGCTCACCCGACCTGCAGTTCACACGAGTGACGTCCAATCGGGCCTACGGCATCAAAGCTAGAAACGCGGAACAGTCATTCGCGTTGAATGCGTTGACCGACCCGGATGTTAAACTCGTGACGCTCGCGGGAAAGGCCGGTTGTGGAAAAACGCTGCTCGCGCTCGCCGCCGCTTTGGAATGCCGAAAAGATTACCGACAGATTTTGCTCGCCCGTCCGGTCGTGCCGTTATCGAATCGAGACATCGGCTTTCTGCCGGGGGATGTGTCTGCCAAACTCGATCCGTATATGCAACCGCTGTTCGACAACCTCACCGTGATCCGTCATGAACTCGGTGATTCCGAAGACGCGAAGCGAATTCCAGAGTTGCTTGAATCGAAGAAGCTCGAAATCACACCGTTGGCCTACATCCGCGGCCGAAGTCTGCAACGGATTTACTTCATCATCGACGAAGCACAGAACCTCACGCCGCACGAAGTAAAAACAATTATCACCCGAGCGGGTGAAGGCACGAAGATTGTTCTGACGGGGGACGTCCAACAAATCGATCATCCCTATCTCGATTCGCTTTCCAACGGATTGACCTATCTCATCAACCGGATGGTCGGACAGCCGTTGTATGCTCATATCACGCTCGAAAAAGGCGAACGTTCGGCACTCGCCGAGTTGGCCAGTAACCTGTTGTGA
- a CDS encoding 3-keto-disaccharide hydrolase produces the protein MTRLSPCLFMLLAIVATDVRAEEAAPENRFKIATGPGWKTLSLKDFENANCDPETWSEKDGVIFCTGRPVGVTRSKKEYRNLELVVEWRHMKSAGNSGVFLWAPPKVFDGLKRGTLPGGGIEVQVLDLGYAEQYKKRTGKESDWFTCHGDVFPVGLSKMKPFPPVAPNGARSFPSKNLSKGVGEWNHYYVRAINGEVRLWVNGEEVSGGAECQPAEGFLCLESEGSPVQFRNLRIRELP, from the coding sequence ATGACTCGACTCAGCCCGTGTTTGTTCATGCTATTGGCGATCGTTGCCACCGACGTTCGCGCAGAGGAAGCTGCTCCGGAGAATCGGTTCAAGATCGCCACGGGACCGGGCTGGAAGACACTGTCCCTCAAGGATTTCGAGAACGCGAATTGCGATCCCGAAACTTGGAGCGAAAAGGATGGCGTTATTTTTTGCACGGGTCGCCCGGTCGGTGTTACGCGGTCAAAGAAGGAATACCGGAACTTGGAATTGGTCGTTGAATGGCGACACATGAAATCCGCGGGCAACTCGGGCGTGTTCCTCTGGGCTCCGCCCAAGGTCTTCGACGGTTTGAAACGAGGCACGCTGCCCGGCGGTGGAATCGAAGTGCAAGTCCTCGATCTGGGCTATGCGGAGCAGTACAAGAAACGCACTGGCAAGGAATCGGATTGGTTCACCTGCCACGGCGATGTGTTTCCGGTCGGTTTATCCAAGATGAAACCGTTCCCGCCAGTGGCTCCAAACGGTGCCCGGAGTTTTCCTTCCAAGAACCTGAGCAAAGGCGTCGGTGAATGGAACCACTATTACGTTCGCGCAATCAACGGTGAAGTGCGATTGTGGGTGAACGGTGAGGAAGTTTCGGGCGGGGCGGAGTGTCAACCCGCGGAAGGTTTTCTGTGTTTGGAGTCCGAGGGTTCGCCGGTGCAGTTCCGCAACCTTCGAATTCGCGAGTTGCCCTAG
- the asnB gene encoding asparagine synthase (glutamine-hydrolyzing), protein MCGIVGVVAKPGRLPKVSDSTLRAMSDAIAHRGPDGQGTFRRAEVAFAHRRLAIRDPQHGRQPWNSRDGQCVLTYNGEVYNDRELRSELETHGHRFSTRCDTEVVMAAYRQWGTDCVNRLHGMFAFGLYDFERQQLLLVRDRFGVKPLVWCDVDDCVAFASEPVALLAWSEVSRQPDWAVISQHLSTFRSTLGDRTVYANIRQLPPAHYLLSIGDKIRIVRYWSHPEHESASDISSFESHFDQAVTRRLVSDVPVGLFLSGGVDSSTIGTKAHDYLDIGTPSFCVTGEQQTSEMTDSHFAKRCATHLRTDHTTITLDAETYWSRWQEMIHRLQVPLSTPNDVLIYEMAKTAKRSVSVVLGGEGADELLGGYAAVQWSGHDYDRSRQLAENRFGGSSAARRLAEVSLQRTYGRTRFESATDHFLSSNCLIPTAVKPHLVAPEFWEDAEYDSRLTTEYQTTLDEQPDQATSNRYARLLHRINLEGLLGRLDQTTMLAGLETRVPFTDHEFVEYASRLPVEHKLRLSSAETAPFLSAPELAARGAFESKVALREFARHRLPIELADRPKASFPTPVAYWIANDWRERIQLHLATSRFIRSVFNPAAISELRENPAAAGMWLWPILNLSFWGDAVLF, encoded by the coding sequence GTGTGTGGAATCGTGGGTGTTGTTGCCAAGCCGGGGCGGTTGCCGAAGGTTTCCGATTCCACACTTCGGGCGATGAGCGACGCGATTGCTCATCGAGGACCGGATGGACAGGGAACTTTCCGACGAGCCGAAGTCGCGTTTGCTCACCGTCGATTGGCGATCCGCGACCCACAACACGGTCGGCAACCCTGGAACAGTCGCGACGGTCAATGTGTGCTGACCTACAACGGTGAAGTCTACAACGATCGGGAATTGCGGTCCGAATTAGAAACTCACGGGCATCGGTTTTCGACACGCTGCGATACCGAAGTTGTCATGGCAGCGTATCGTCAATGGGGCACTGACTGCGTTAACCGTCTGCATGGGATGTTCGCATTCGGACTCTATGATTTCGAACGTCAGCAACTGTTACTCGTGCGAGATCGGTTCGGAGTCAAGCCGCTTGTGTGGTGCGACGTGGATGATTGCGTTGCGTTTGCGAGCGAACCGGTCGCGTTGTTGGCTTGGTCGGAAGTTTCTCGCCAACCGGATTGGGCGGTGATTAGCCAGCACCTTTCCACATTCCGCAGCACTCTCGGCGATCGCACCGTTTACGCCAACATTCGACAACTTCCGCCCGCGCACTATTTGTTATCCATCGGTGACAAGATCCGAATCGTTCGGTACTGGTCCCACCCCGAACATGAATCCGCTTCCGACATCTCATCGTTCGAGTCGCATTTCGATCAGGCGGTGACTCGCCGTTTGGTGAGTGATGTGCCTGTGGGTTTGTTTCTGAGTGGTGGCGTTGACTCCAGCACCATCGGTACGAAAGCTCACGACTATCTCGATATCGGAACTCCAAGTTTCTGCGTGACCGGAGAACAACAAACGAGTGAAATGACGGACTCTCATTTCGCGAAGCGATGTGCTACTCATCTTCGGACCGACCACACAACGATCACGCTCGACGCCGAGACTTATTGGTCGCGTTGGCAAGAGATGATCCATCGTTTGCAGGTTCCGTTGTCGACGCCGAATGATGTCTTGATCTACGAGATGGCGAAGACGGCGAAACGATCGGTTAGTGTGGTGCTCGGTGGTGAGGGAGCCGACGAATTGCTTGGCGGTTATGCGGCGGTTCAATGGTCGGGACATGACTACGATCGCAGTCGTCAACTCGCGGAGAATCGGTTTGGCGGGTCTTCGGCCGCTCGACGTTTGGCGGAGGTCAGTCTGCAACGCACGTACGGACGCACGCGGTTTGAATCCGCGACCGATCACTTTTTGAGTTCCAACTGTTTGATTCCCACCGCTGTCAAACCGCACCTTGTCGCCCCCGAATTTTGGGAGGATGCTGAATACGATTCCCGATTGACGACCGAGTACCAAACCACGCTCGACGAACAACCAGATCAGGCGACGAGCAATCGCTACGCGCGGTTGTTGCACCGGATCAATCTGGAAGGATTGCTGGGGCGGCTAGATCAAACCACGATGTTGGCCGGGTTGGAAACGCGTGTTCCGTTTACCGATCACGAGTTTGTAGAGTATGCAAGCCGTCTCCCCGTGGAACACAAACTCCGTCTATCGTCCGCCGAGACGGCTCCGTTTTTGTCGGCCCCGGAATTGGCGGCACGGGGAGCGTTTGAATCCAAAGTCGCGTTGCGAGAATTTGCGCGACATCGGTTACCGATTGAACTCGCCGACCGTCCCAAAGCCAGCTTTCCGACACCAGTTGCGTATTGGATTGCCAACGACTGGCGAGAGCGAATTCAATTGCATCTGGCGACCAGTCGATTCATTCGGTCGGTCTTTAATCCGGCGGCGATTAGCGAACTTCGGGAGAACCCGGCCGCAGCGGGGATGTGGCTGTGGCCGATTCTCAACCTGAGTTTTTGGGGTGACGCGGTGCTGTTCTAA
- a CDS encoding outer membrane protein assembly factor BamB family protein: protein MRFFRSSLLCSLCLVNSFAMAGESWPQFRGPDGNGHGDATNLPVEWSESENVSWKTAIPGDGHSSPVIADGRVWLTTAVAETLTEAEKKARLAKVKNSRGLELVGSLSLRAICVDAESGKILQNVEVFNIENPEPIHSLNSYASPTPVVEGERLFCHFGTYGTACLDSKTGEKVWEQRTLTVDHQNGPGASPIVWNDLLIAQYDGIDRQFVVALDKRTGKIVWKTPRSGKLNDRAEFQKAYATPHVVDVDGKPILVSPGADWVYGYDPASGEEIWRISYGGLGFSTVPRPVIGHGMAYIVTSFMQSKLLAVRYDGKGDVSESHVVWTSGRQVPKKPSLLLIGDELYLLSDAGIFTCVDAKTGAEHYRQRLGGQYSASPLFADGNIYLWSQEGIATVVKPGTEYVELARNEMNAGFMASPAVVDDALFVRTETHLFRIEK from the coding sequence ATGAGATTCTTTCGTTCGAGTTTGCTGTGTTCGCTTTGCTTAGTGAATTCGTTTGCGATGGCCGGGGAGAGTTGGCCGCAATTTCGTGGCCCAGACGGGAACGGCCATGGGGACGCGACGAATCTACCGGTGGAGTGGAGTGAATCTGAAAACGTCTCTTGGAAGACAGCCATTCCGGGCGACGGCCACTCCTCGCCCGTGATTGCCGATGGACGAGTTTGGCTCACGACCGCAGTCGCTGAAACGTTGACGGAAGCCGAGAAGAAAGCCCGGTTGGCGAAGGTCAAGAACTCCCGTGGTTTGGAATTGGTGGGTTCCCTGTCGTTGCGAGCCATCTGCGTCGACGCGGAAAGCGGAAAGATCCTTCAGAATGTGGAAGTCTTCAACATCGAAAACCCGGAGCCGATCCATTCGCTGAACAGCTACGCTTCACCAACACCAGTCGTAGAGGGCGAACGACTATTCTGCCACTTTGGAACCTACGGCACGGCATGTCTGGATTCCAAGACTGGCGAAAAAGTTTGGGAACAACGGACACTGACGGTCGATCACCAAAACGGCCCTGGTGCGTCGCCGATCGTGTGGAACGATTTGCTAATTGCTCAATACGACGGGATTGATCGTCAGTTCGTTGTCGCACTTGATAAACGAACCGGAAAAATTGTTTGGAAGACTCCGCGTTCGGGGAAACTCAACGATCGTGCCGAGTTTCAAAAAGCTTACGCGACTCCGCATGTGGTCGACGTCGATGGAAAACCAATCCTGGTCTCTCCCGGAGCCGACTGGGTCTACGGCTACGATCCGGCGAGCGGCGAGGAAATTTGGCGAATCAGTTACGGCGGTCTGGGTTTCTCGACCGTTCCACGCCCCGTGATTGGTCACGGTATGGCTTATATTGTCACCAGTTTCATGCAGTCGAAACTGCTGGCTGTTCGGTATGACGGCAAAGGTGACGTCAGTGAATCGCACGTCGTTTGGACCTCTGGTCGACAAGTCCCCAAGAAGCCTTCGCTGCTGCTGATTGGCGATGAACTTTATCTACTTTCCGATGCCGGAATCTTCACCTGTGTCGATGCCAAAACCGGTGCGGAACATTATCGGCAGCGATTGGGTGGTCAATACTCGGCTTCCCCGTTGTTCGCCGATGGAAACATTTATCTCTGGAGCCAAGAGGGAATCGCCACTGTCGTGAAGCCTGGCACGGAATACGTTGAACTGGCACGAAACGAAATGAATGCCGGGTTCATGGCTTCACCCGCTGTTGTCGATGATGCACTCTTCGTCCGGACGGAAACGCATCTATTCCGTATCGAGAAATAG
- a CDS encoding fasciclin domain-containing protein gives MSRKHFVPQAIAALTLAFSALTLHAGETCNAGKQADIVDTAVAAGQFKTLAAALKAADLVDALKGDGPFTVFAPTDAAFEKLPAGTVETLLKPENKDKLTAILTYHVVKGKVDSEAALEAGKAKTLNGKMVRIRETKKGAQVNKAKLVKTDIIASNGIIHVIDTVLLPPEKKAAK, from the coding sequence ATGAGCCGAAAACACTTCGTACCCCAAGCAATTGCTGCCCTGACTCTCGCATTCTCCGCATTGACGCTCCACGCTGGCGAAACCTGCAACGCAGGCAAGCAAGCAGACATCGTCGACACAGCCGTTGCTGCCGGTCAGTTCAAGACTCTGGCAGCCGCACTGAAAGCCGCCGATTTGGTTGACGCGTTGAAAGGCGACGGCCCGTTCACCGTGTTTGCTCCCACCGATGCTGCCTTCGAGAAGCTTCCCGCCGGCACTGTCGAAACCCTCTTGAAGCCAGAGAACAAAGACAAACTGACGGCGATCCTGACCTATCACGTTGTCAAAGGCAAAGTGGATTCCGAAGCCGCTTTGGAAGCCGGAAAAGCGAAAACGCTCAACGGCAAAATGGTGCGAATTCGTGAAACGAAGAAAGGTGCACAGGTCAACAAAGCGAAGTTGGTGAAAACCGACATCATCGCGAGCAACGGCATCATCCATGTGATCGACACCGTCTTGCTACCACCGGAGAAAAAGGCCGCGAAGTAA
- a CDS encoding sugar phosphate isomerase/epimerase family protein: MKYGMNLLLWTDNVTPDNYAQMEQLKEWGFDGVELPIFSPNESQYKDVASKLDELGLERTAVTVHGSTDANPISSDAARRQAGLDHLKRIIDMCAIAGATHLCGPIHSTIGHFTGEGRTEDEWKYGKETMSQAADHAKDAGVMLTCEYLNRFECYFLNCAADTARFCREIDHPNFKMMYDTFHANLEEKDLAEAIKECADQTVHVHISENDRSTPGEGHVDFDTTFAALKETGYDGWLMVEAFGLALPEIAAATKIWRKMFPSEEHLCKNALSLMKSYTA, from the coding sequence ATGAAGTACGGCATGAACTTGTTGCTGTGGACCGACAACGTCACCCCCGACAATTATGCTCAAATGGAGCAACTGAAGGAGTGGGGATTTGACGGCGTGGAACTGCCCATTTTCAGCCCGAACGAAAGCCAGTACAAAGACGTCGCCAGCAAACTGGACGAACTCGGTCTTGAGCGGACCGCAGTGACGGTTCATGGCTCGACGGATGCCAACCCGATTTCGAGTGATGCCGCAAGGCGCCAAGCCGGTTTGGACCACCTCAAACGCATCATCGATATGTGCGCCATCGCCGGTGCAACCCACCTTTGCGGACCAATTCATAGCACGATTGGCCACTTCACAGGCGAAGGCCGTACGGAAGACGAGTGGAAATACGGCAAAGAAACAATGTCTCAAGCCGCCGATCACGCCAAAGATGCCGGCGTGATGCTGACGTGCGAATACCTCAACCGCTTCGAATGTTACTTCCTGAACTGCGCAGCGGACACGGCTCGATTCTGCCGGGAAATTGACCACCCCAACTTCAAAATGATGTACGACACCTTCCACGCCAACTTGGAAGAAAAAGACTTAGCCGAAGCCATCAAGGAATGTGCGGATCAAACCGTTCACGTTCACATCTCCGAGAATGACCGCTCCACACCGGGCGAAGGCCACGTTGACTTCGACACCACATTCGCCGCCCTGAAAGAAACGGGGTACGATGGCTGGCTGATGGTTGAAGCATTCGGTCTCGCACTGCCAGAAATCGCCGCCGCCACGAAAATCTGGCGGAAGATGTTCCCCAGCGAAGAACACCTCTGCAAAAACGCCCTTTCGCTGATGAAAAGCTACACGGCGTAA
- a CDS encoding CehA/McbA family metallohydrolase produces the protein MMKTFSQPHFLFLLTMGILIGGNGSAAEFPQVRGVASQPLVAATKRLVEALKYVGAPLYAADQKRLEAAYVNKDATDAIVQVQAVLDPYCVAAVDINAESRVHVIEGPAKKELIQQGWRTFLVKVHNQAGITPKLVVESPNAKPVYMRGRGARQRPQTEQTLVPPGEVEQRWLSVGMFDKPPLKPKLSGLELEYRIVQLYSRDAGRREAELAFHVGQGTQDLGFRNAVPILFHCEPAVEVALEVRDFDGSPTTAAFVIRDEHGRVYPNPARRLAPDFFFHNQIYRADGEIVTLPAGDYTVTVSRGPEYHTQTRKLTIPEDVASYKTRFDLTRWTHAADRGWWSGDHHVHAAGCAHYDSPTEGVTPADMLRHILGEDLNVGCVLSWGPCWYTQKQYFEGRVSALSRPDYLMRYDVEVSGFPSSHAGHLCLLRLSEDDYPGTKMIEQWPSWTLPVLQWGQEQDGVVGYSHSGWGLQLPDVMPDGSRSFVDYRRVPTGWNGTDAKTLPDYAMPRFDGIGANEFIVTVAHDACDFISAVDTPAIWELNIWYHTLNCGFRTKISGETDFPCIYGDKVGLGRIYVKLKPDEKLTFDSWIQGVKEGRSYCGDGLSHVYDLRAQVADGDQSVALGEMSSMGKRSELTLGEPGRVTVQCDVTAMLDDNPTPEVKSIRERRLDEKPYWHLERCRIGGTRNVPVELVVNGKPVATKEIPADGSVQALTFDVDIKESSWLAVRILPSVHTNPIWVSVDDKPVRCDARSAEWCRKAVDVCWNSKQGRIRPEERDAAQTAYDHARKIYDRIHAEASAE, from the coding sequence ATGATGAAGACGTTCTCCCAACCTCATTTTTTGTTCTTGCTGACGATGGGAATTCTGATCGGCGGCAACGGTTCGGCCGCGGAGTTTCCCCAGGTTCGTGGCGTTGCCTCTCAACCATTGGTGGCAGCGACGAAGCGGCTTGTCGAGGCATTGAAGTACGTCGGGGCACCGCTGTACGCAGCGGATCAAAAACGGCTCGAAGCTGCATATGTCAACAAGGACGCCACCGACGCGATTGTGCAAGTCCAAGCGGTTCTCGACCCGTATTGTGTGGCGGCAGTGGACATCAACGCGGAAAGCCGAGTCCATGTGATCGAAGGGCCGGCGAAAAAAGAACTCATCCAGCAAGGTTGGCGAACATTCCTTGTGAAAGTTCACAACCAAGCCGGAATCACGCCGAAGCTCGTGGTGGAAAGTCCGAATGCGAAGCCGGTCTACATGCGGGGGCGTGGTGCTCGGCAACGTCCGCAAACCGAGCAGACACTTGTACCGCCGGGTGAAGTTGAACAGCGTTGGCTCAGTGTCGGGATGTTCGACAAGCCACCGTTGAAACCCAAGTTGTCGGGCTTGGAGCTTGAGTATCGAATCGTTCAACTCTACAGCCGTGATGCCGGGCGGCGTGAAGCGGAGTTAGCGTTTCATGTCGGACAAGGCACGCAGGATCTTGGGTTTCGCAATGCCGTTCCCATTCTGTTTCACTGCGAGCCAGCAGTCGAAGTGGCATTGGAAGTTCGTGATTTCGACGGGTCTCCCACGACGGCCGCTTTCGTGATCCGCGACGAACACGGTCGTGTCTATCCGAATCCAGCCCGGCGGTTGGCACCGGATTTCTTTTTCCACAATCAGATCTACCGAGCGGATGGTGAGATTGTCACCCTGCCCGCTGGTGACTACACCGTGACGGTTTCTCGCGGTCCCGAGTATCACACACAAACGAGGAAGCTGACGATTCCTGAAGATGTTGCCAGTTACAAAACTCGATTCGATTTAACGCGTTGGACGCACGCCGCTGACCGTGGTTGGTGGTCTGGAGATCATCATGTGCACGCCGCCGGGTGTGCTCACTACGACAGCCCAACCGAAGGCGTCACTCCGGCTGACATGCTTCGGCATATTCTGGGCGAAGATTTGAATGTCGGTTGCGTTCTTTCCTGGGGGCCGTGTTGGTACACGCAGAAGCAGTATTTTGAAGGTCGCGTGTCGGCGTTGTCTCGGCCGGATTACTTGATGCGGTACGATGTGGAAGTCAGCGGGTTTCCGTCATCGCATGCAGGGCACTTGTGTTTGCTGCGGTTGTCAGAAGACGATTACCCCGGCACGAAAATGATCGAGCAATGGCCGAGTTGGACGCTGCCAGTGCTGCAATGGGGGCAAGAACAAGACGGTGTCGTTGGCTATTCCCACTCTGGTTGGGGCCTGCAATTGCCGGATGTCATGCCGGATGGCTCACGAAGTTTTGTCGATTATCGTCGTGTGCCGACCGGTTGGAACGGCACGGACGCAAAGACCCTGCCCGATTACGCCATGCCACGTTTTGACGGAATTGGTGCGAATGAATTCATCGTAACTGTCGCCCATGATGCATGCGATTTCATCTCCGCCGTGGATACGCCCGCGATCTGGGAGTTAAACATCTGGTATCACACGCTCAATTGCGGTTTCCGAACCAAGATCAGTGGGGAAACCGATTTTCCGTGTATCTACGGTGATAAAGTTGGACTGGGTCGGATTTACGTGAAACTGAAACCGGATGAAAAACTGACTTTCGATTCCTGGATTCAGGGGGTAAAGGAAGGTCGCAGTTATTGCGGGGATGGGTTGAGTCACGTCTACGATCTGCGTGCACAAGTCGCGGACGGTGACCAATCGGTGGCGCTTGGCGAAATGAGTTCCATGGGGAAGCGGAGTGAGTTAACGTTAGGCGAACCGGGACGAGTAACCGTCCAATGCGACGTGACCGCGATGCTCGATGACAATCCCACACCGGAAGTGAAATCCATTCGGGAACGGCGACTCGACGAAAAACCCTATTGGCATCTGGAACGCTGCCGGATTGGCGGGACTCGCAATGTTCCGGTTGAGTTGGTGGTCAATGGGAAGCCAGTGGCGACGAAGGAAATCCCGGCTGATGGTTCAGTTCAGGCGTTGACGTTCGATGTCGACATTAAGGAATCCAGTTGGCTTGCCGTGCGGATTCTCCCCAGTGTGCACACCAATCCGATTTGGGTGAGCGTGGACGACAAACCCGTCCGCTGTGATGCCCGCAGTGCGGAATGGTGCCGTAAGGCGGTCGACGTCTGTTGGAACTCCAAGCAAGGGCGAATTCGTCCTGAAGAACGCGACGCCGCGCAAACGGCGTACGATCACGCCCGGAAAATCTATGACCGAATCCACGCCGAAGCATCGGCTGAGTGA
- a CDS encoding sugar phosphate isomerase/epimerase family protein: MPTLSRREFLAATATAATITGLGVAPLAAAESKSASQMKLGLVTYLWGKDMKLPELISSCEEAGLGGVEVRTQHAHGVEPSLNAAERKDVRRRFADSSVELVGYGSNAEYHSNDPKKLQQNIELTKKYVQLMHDCGGSGVKVKPNAFVKGVPHEETIEQIGKSLNEVAAYGQKYGQEIRVEVHGRGTSELPVMEAIFEVADHPNVGVCWNSNDVDLKGKGLEHNFNLVKDRLASTTHVREFNVGEYPYDELFQLMKKANYSGWILLECRTNPKDKVAAMREQRRLFEEMTK, encoded by the coding sequence ATGCCCACACTTTCACGACGCGAGTTCCTCGCCGCCACCGCTACTGCCGCCACGATAACAGGGCTTGGAGTTGCCCCTCTCGCGGCTGCGGAATCGAAGTCCGCTAGTCAGATGAAGCTCGGTTTAGTGACGTATCTTTGGGGAAAAGATATGAAGCTTCCCGAACTAATTTCCTCGTGTGAGGAAGCTGGACTCGGTGGCGTCGAAGTCCGGACACAACATGCCCATGGTGTGGAACCATCGCTCAATGCTGCCGAACGAAAAGACGTTCGTCGCCGATTCGCGGATAGTTCCGTCGAATTGGTTGGCTATGGATCGAATGCGGAATATCACTCGAACGATCCGAAGAAACTTCAGCAGAACATTGAGCTCACCAAGAAGTACGTGCAGCTCATGCACGACTGCGGTGGTAGCGGTGTGAAGGTCAAGCCGAACGCATTCGTGAAAGGCGTGCCACACGAAGAGACGATTGAGCAGATCGGAAAATCACTGAATGAAGTCGCGGCCTACGGCCAAAAGTATGGTCAGGAAATTCGCGTGGAAGTTCATGGACGCGGCACTAGCGAGCTTCCTGTGATGGAGGCCATTTTCGAAGTCGCCGACCATCCCAATGTTGGTGTCTGCTGGAATTCCAACGATGTCGATCTCAAAGGGAAAGGGTTGGAACACAACTTCAATCTCGTCAAAGATCGTCTCGCCAGCACAACACACGTCCGTGAATTCAACGTCGGCGAATATCCCTATGACGAACTGTTCCAATTAATGAAGAAGGCGAACTACTCGGGTTGGATTCTGCTCGAATGCCGCACGAATCCCAAAGACAAAGTCGCCGCTATGCGAGAGCAACGACGACTGTTTGAAGAGATGACGAAATAA